From one uncultured Paludibacter sp. genomic stretch:
- the hndD gene encoding NADP-reducing hydrogenase subunit HndC, whose amino-acid sequence MKIKINNQEVQVNEGITIWKACNDAGINVPSLCYLKDVSHNASCGVCVVEVKGAKSLLRSCITQVTEGMEIITNSQRAMEARKMNVELLLANHPQDCLTCDRNGNCELQQLTFDLGINQKRFVRTRKEYLPKDESSLSLVREPEKCILCGRCVAVCDQVQAVKAIDFSGRGLKSKISTFLDSGMGFVACTNCGQCALVCPTGAITEKSSISEVWRXIQNPQKVVLVQTAPAVRVGIGEAMGMEYGSLVTGQMVAGLRRLGFSRVFDTNFTADLTIIEEGNELLQRIKTGGTLPMITSCSPGWIKFIEHFYPNLLGHLSTCKSPQQMFGAVAKTYYAEKTGIDPRNIVVVSIMPCTAKKYEAKRPEMDGAFHYWKEKMNLTEEERFYDVDYSLTTRELARMFHEAGIDFSRLPEEHFDSPLGESTGAAVIFGATGGVMEAALRTAYEVYTGKTLDDIDFKSIRGLQGIKEAEVNLDGTKIKVAVANTLKNAXXLLEQIKEGTSPYVFIEVMTCPGGCLGGGGQPIPTNAEIREKRAASIYFDDYHQKIRKSHENPEIARIYADFLKEPLGEKSHHLLHTHYVERGY is encoded by the coding sequence ATGAAAATTAAAATAAACAATCAAGAAGTTCAGGTAAATGAAGGTATTACNATTTGGAAAGCTTGCAACGATGCAGGAATAAATGTTCCATCGCTTTGTTACCTGAAAGATGTGTCTCATAACGCTTCTTGCGGTGTTTGCGTAGTAGAAGTAAAAGGAGCAAAATCGTTGCTGCGCTCTTGTATAACACAAGTTACGGAAGGAATGGAGATAATTACTAATAGCCAACGCGCTATGGAAGCCCGTAAAATGAATGTGGAATTGCTGCTTGCAAACCATCCTCAGGATTGCTTAACTTGTGACCGTAATGGAAATTGTGAACTGCAACAACTCACTTTCGATTTGGGAATAAACCAGAAAAGATTTGTACGTACACGAAAAGAATATTTGCCAAAAGACGAATCTTCCCTCTCTTTGGTACGTGAACCGGAGAAATGTATTCTCTGCGGACGTTGCGTAGCGGTTTGCGATCAGGTGCAGGCAGTAAAAGCCATCGATTTTTCGGGACGCGGATTAAAAAGTAAAATTTCCACTTTTCTTGATTCGGGAATGGGTTTCGTTGCTTGTACCAATTGCGGTCAATGCGCTTTGGTGTGCCCTACGGGAGCCATAACCGAAAAAAGTTCCATCAGCGAAGTATGGAGAGANATACAGAATCCNCAAAAAGTGGTATTGGTACAAACAGCTCCTGCTGTGCGCGTAGGAATTGGAGAAGCCATGGGAATGGAATACGGAAGTTTGGTTACGGGACAAATGGTTGCCGGATTACGCCGACTGGGTTTTTCTCGGGTTTTCGACACTAATTTCACGGCAGACCTTACCATTATTGAAGAAGGAAACGAATTATTGCAACGAATAAAAACCGGAGGAACATTGCCTATGATAACTTCTTGTTCGCCGGGTTGGATAAAATTTATCGAACATTTTTATCCGAATTTATTAGGTCATTTATCTACATGTAAATCGCCGCAGCAAATGTTTGGAGCTGTTGCAAAAACATATTATGCAGAAAAAACAGGCATTGATCCCCGCAATATTGTGGTGGTTTCCATTATGCCTTGTACAGCTAAAAAATACGAAGCAAAACGACCTGAAATGGACGGTGCATTCCATTATTGGAAAGAAAAAATGAATCTTACGGAAGAAGAACGTTTTTATGATGTGGATTATTCTCTTACCACAAGAGAACTTGCCCGTATGTTTCACGAAGCCGGAATTGATTTTAGTCGTTTGCCTGAAGAACACTTCGACAGTCCGTTGGGTGAATCGACAGGAGCAGCCGTTATTTTCGGAGCTACCGGAGGAGTAATGGAAGCTGCGCTCCGAACCGCTTACGAAGTTTATACCGGAAAAACGTTGGATGATATCGATTTCAAATCTATTCGGGGACTTCAAGGAATAAAAGAAGCCGAAGTTAATTTGGACGGAACAAAAATAAAAGTAGCAGTTGCCAATACGCTGAAAAATGCNNGAANATTGCTNGAACAAATTAAAGAAGGAACATCGCCTTATGTCTTTATCGAAGTAATGACGTGTCCCGGAGGATGCCTCGGAGGTGGCGGACAACCTATTCCTACCAATGCCGAAATACGCGAGAAACGCGCAGCGTCCATCTATTTTGACGATTATCATCAGAAAATAAGAAAATCGCACGAAAATCCGGAAATAGCAAGGATTTATGCCGATTTTTTAAAAGAGCCGTTGGGAGAAAAATCACACCATTTGTTACATACGCATTATGTAGAAAGAGGATATTAA
- a CDS encoding conserved hypothetical protein (Evidence 4 : Unknown function but conserved in other organisms): MNIKQIAELIQGELLNENFSEQEFLYAFSSDLMSDVLRWPRENMLLITGLATIQAIRTAELSNIDCVIFARGKKVTDEMLELAQESDIAVITCPSSMFEISGKLYANGIKAVY; encoded by the coding sequence GTGAACATAAAACAAATAGCTGAATTAATTCAAGGAGAGTTATTGAACGAAAATTTTTCGGAACAAGAATTTCTTTATGCTTTTTCTTCCGATTTAATGAGCGATGTTTTACGCTGGCCCCGCGAAAATATGTTGCTCATAACGGGCTTGGCTACCATTCAGGCAATTCGTACCGCCGAACTTTCCAATATTGACTGTGTGATTTTTGCACGCGGCAAAAAAGTAACGGATGAAATGCTCGAGTTAGCTCAAGAAAGTGATATTGCCGTAATTACCTGTCCCTCTTCTATGTTTGAAATATCCGGAAAATTGTACGCTAACGGCATAAAAGCGGTGTATTAA
- a CDS encoding Signal Transduction Protein With CBS Domains: protein MRVQFDIQGGDFSAAGKASSEVKKILKELNISPIIIRRVAVALYEAEVNVVAHAYQGKMTADIDSNRIKVQIKDEGPGISNISKAMEEGFSTASDEVRQMGFGAGMGLPNIKRNADKMELTSTLGVGTTLEIMVNF, encoded by the coding sequence ATGCGGGTGCAATTCGATATACAAGGAGGAGACTTCAGTGCGGCAGGTAAAGCCAGTTCCGAAGTAAAAAAAATACTCAAAGAATTAAATATTTCTCCCATTATTATAAGACGAGTAGCTGTTGCGCTTTACGAAGCGGAAGTAAATGTAGTGGCGCATGCATACCAAGGAAAAATGACCGCCGATATTGATTCAAACCGAATTAAAGTTCAAATAAAAGACGAAGGTCCCGGAATTTCAAATATTTCAAAAGCAATGGAAGAAGGTTTTTCCACCGCTTCGGATGAAGTACGTCAAATGGGTTTTGGAGCAGGGATGGGACTTCCAAATATAAAAAGAAATGCAGACAAAATGGAGCTTACATCTACTTTAGGTGTAGGCACCACTCTTGAAATAATGGTAAATTTTTAA
- a CDS encoding 4Fe-4S binding domain protein translates to MYDKNYKHAIKVDTNICIGCSHCMRVCPTHAIRIADGQAQIKPEFCVDCGECYRVCPVSAIGVEDDGLNFIKKYKYRIAIVPSVFIGQFSSKYNASQVIDAVRQVGFDEVMEVEQAVDFVKSEYALKSRENIPHPVISSFCPAVVRLIQVIFPYWTENILLLKPPHDIAALYLRKTKEDTNINPEEVGIFYITPCASKIVAAKAPEGELKSPIDGAINMKELYNKVYKILLEENNKGLYKKQPNLTPDSVNWSLSGTEKQYFEGRSLAIDGMDKVIEFMEKLDNGQISNVDFLEFRACDQGCAGGILCPANRFLTVERLEQRRKKLEKLSEITPINNPLIKYQEFLHKNAPVNSIFPREGILLDADREKALKKIDQIKALQFILPGLDCGACGAPSCRKLAEDIVQKKAEMSHCVFVLQEMVKLNKVTPDEAMNVIEQIWGKDRMNKYNYNENENHA, encoded by the coding sequence ATGTACGACAAAAATTACAAACACGCAATAAAGGTGGATACCAATATTTGTATTGGTTGTTCGCATTGTATGCGGGTGTGTCCCACGCATGCCATACGCATCGCAGACGGACAGGCACAGATAAAACCTGAATTTTGCGTGGATTGTGGTGAGTGCTACCGTGTTTGTCCTGTAAGCGCCATTGGAGTAGAAGATGATGGATTAAACTTCATAAAAAAATACAAATATCGTATCGCTATTGTTCCCTCGGTATTTATTGGTCAATTTTCATCTAAATACAATGCATCGCAAGTAATAGACGCGGTAAGGCAAGTTGGTTTTGATGAAGTAATGGAAGTGGAACAAGCCGTTGATTTTGTAAAAAGCGAGTACGCGCTAAAATCGAGAGAGAATATTCCGCATCCTGTTATCAGTTCTTTCTGTCCCGCAGTGGTTCGTTTAATTCAGGTTATATTTCCTTACTGGACAGAAAATATTCTACTACTGAAACCGCCTCACGATATTGCAGCCCTTTACCTTCGTAAAACGAAAGAAGATACGAATATAAATCCTGAAGAAGTTGGTATTTTTTACATTACTCCCTGCGCTTCTAAAATTGTAGCGGCAAAAGCTCCCGAAGGGGAATTAAAATCACCGATTGACGGAGCTATCAATATGAAAGAATTGTACAATAAAGTATATAAAATTCTTTTGGAAGAAAACAACAAAGGGCTTTACAAAAAACAACCAAATTTAACCCCCGACAGTGTAAATTGGTCGTTGTCAGGCACAGAAAAACAATATTTTGAAGGTCGTTCGCTTGCCATTGACGGGATGGACAAAGTGATTGAATTTATGGAGAAATTAGATAACGGACAAATTTCCAATGTTGATTTTCTGGAATTCCGCGCTTGCGACCAAGGGTGTGCAGGAGGAATTCTTTGTCCTGCGAATCGTTTTCTAACGGTAGAAAGATTGGAACAAAGACGTAAAAAGTTGGAAAAACTGTCGGAAATAACTCCCATCAATAATCCATTGATAAAATATCAGGAATTTTTGCACAAAAACGCCCCTGTTAATTCTATTTTCCCCCGTGAAGGAATTTTATTAGATGCCGACAGAGAAAAAGCATTGAAAAAAATAGATCAGATAAAAGCGTTGCAATTCATTCTCCCCGGATTGGATTGTGGCGCGTGCGGCGCTCCTTCGTGCAGAAAATTAGCTGAAGACATTGTACAGAAAAAAGCAGAAATGTCGCACTGTGTTTTTGTGCTTCAGGAAATGGTAAAATTAAATAAAGTAACACCGGACGAGGCAATGAATGTAATTGAACAAATTTGGGGAAAAGACCGGATGAATAAATATAATTATAACGAAAATGAAAATCACGCTTAA
- a CDS encoding conserved hypothetical protein (Evidence 4 : Unknown function but conserved in other organisms): MKITLKQLIDDLQFKCLTQQNKLGMEVNSAYVSDLLSDVMGKAQPDMLWITSQVHKNIVAVASLKELSAIVVVNERQVEDEVIEHANEEGVTIIISGKPMFETAGLVYNYLK, translated from the coding sequence ATGAAAATCACGCTTAAACAACTTATCGACGACTTGCAATTCAAGTGTCTTACACAACAGAACAAATTGGGAATGGAAGTGAATTCCGCCTATGTGTCTGATTTGTTGAGTGATGTAATGGGAAAAGCGCAACCAGATATGCTTTGGATAACTTCACAGGTGCATAAAAACATTGTTGCAGTGGCTTCATTGAAAGAGCTGAGCGCCATTGTTGTGGTGAATGAACGTCAAGTGGAAGACGAAGTGATAGAACACGCTAATGAAGAAGGCGTTACAATCATAATTTCAGGAAAACCGATGTTTGAAACAGCAGGATTGGTTTATAACTATTTAAAATAG
- a CDS encoding conserved hypothetical protein (Evidence 4 : Unknown function but conserved in other organisms) produces MNLFKADLHIHTCLSPCGDLEMSPQNIIRQAVEKGLDIIAITDHNTTRNVKSCLEIGKEQNIFVIGGCEINTQEEVHCLAYFPDLENLDEFQKYLDENLPDIKNDPAFFGYQVAVDEFDNIIYEEKKALFAALEQNIDEVEEKVHSLGGIFVPAHIDRAKNSIFSQLGFIPFDLKYDALEISWRVDKDTFINIRPELASKKIIQSSDAHFLSDIGKVYSQFYMEKLDWESFIQNFK; encoded by the coding sequence ATGAATTTATTCAAAGCCGATTTACATATTCACACTTGCTTGTCGCCGTGCGGAGATTTGGAAATGAGCCCGCAAAACATTATCCGGCAAGCAGTTGAAAAAGGGTTGGATATTATTGCAATAACAGACCATAATACAACCCGAAATGTAAAATCGTGTCTTGAAATTGGCAAAGAACAAAACATATTCGTTATCGGCGGATGCGAAATAAACACGCAGGAAGAAGTTCATTGTTTGGCTTATTTTCCTGATTTGGAAAATTTGGATGAATTTCAAAAATATCTGGATGAGAATTTACCCGATATAAAGAACGACCCTGCATTTTTTGGTTATCAAGTGGCGGTAGATGAATTTGACAACATTATTTACGAAGAAAAAAAAGCATTGTTTGCAGCGTTGGAACAAAATATTGATGAAGTGGAAGAAAAAGTACATTCGCTGGGTGGAATTTTCGTTCCGGCACACATTGACAGAGCCAAAAACAGCATTTTCAGCCAATTGGGATTTATTCCTTTTGATTTAAAATACGATGCGTTGGAAATTTCGTGGCGCGTAGATAAAGATACATTTATAAATATTCGTCCCGAGTTAGCTTCCAAAAAAATTATTCAAAGTTCCGACGCCCATTTTTTGAGCGATATAGGGAAAGTTTATTCCCAATTTTATATGGAAAAGTTAGATTGGGAGAGTTTTATTCAAAATTTTAAATAG
- a CDS encoding ATPase/histidine kinase/DNA gyrase B/HSP90 domain protein — translation MVDLAMHTMDIVQNSIRAGAKNIEIEFLENSNENTLTFCVKDDGKGMNKEMLAKLSDPFFTTRTTRKIGLGVPFLKMTSEQTGGFLEVESTEKEGTKIKAVYKTDHPDCLPLGDLAGYIVLLLAANKDVHFRFQYTFDKNSFTLDTAELTKEGITDFQSAEIISAIKEYISENLKELFSDRKKGSFLC, via the coding sequence ATGGTTGATTTAGCAATGCATACGATGGATATTGTCCAGAATTCTATTCGCGCCGGAGCAAAAAACATCGAGATAGAATTTTTAGAAAACAGCAATGAGAACACATTGACATTTTGCGTAAAAGACGATGGAAAAGGGATGAACAAAGAAATGCTTGCAAAACTTTCCGATCCGTTTTTTACCACGCGCACCACGCGAAAAATAGGTTTGGGAGTACCTTTTCTGAAAATGACAAGCGAACAGACCGGCGGTTTTTTAGAAGTAGAATCAACCGAAAAAGAAGGAACCAAAATCAAAGCTGTTTATAAAACCGACCATCCCGATTGTTTACCGTTGGGAGATTTGGCGGGATATATCGTGCTTTTATTGGCTGCAAATAAAGATGTTCATTTTCGTTTTCAATATACATTCGACAAAAATAGTTTTACATTAGATACAGCCGAATTAACTAAAGAAGGCATTACCGATTTTCAGAGTGCAGAAATCATTTCCGCCATAAAAGAATACATCTCCGAAAACTTAAAAGAATTGTTTTCAGATAGAAAAAAGGGGAGTTTTTTATGTTGA
- the hndB gene encoding NADP-reducing hydrogenase subunit HndB, translating to MTTKIKTLADLKKMQEEVRAKGKLRNNADNADNLVQIKVAMATCGIASGAKKVMEFLIEELDKRNIDAVVTQTGCMGYCYAEPTIEVKLPNQDPMVFGYVDTKKADEIIERYIKKGELVDGIIPQNYETIEK from the coding sequence ATGACAACAAAAATCAAAACGCTTGCTGACTTAAAAAAAATGCAGGAAGAAGTCAGAGCAAAAGGCAAATTAAGAAACAACGCCGACAATGCCGATAATCTTGTGCAAATAAAAGTAGCTATGGCAACTTGCGGAATTGCATCCGGAGCTAAAAAAGTGATGGAGTTTCTCATAGAAGAACTTGACAAGCGCAACATTGATGCCGTAGTTACACAAACAGGATGTATGGGATATTGCTATGCAGAACCGACGATAGAAGTAAAACTGCCTAACCAAGACCCGATGGTATTTGGATATGTTGACACAAAAAAGGCAGATGAAATCATCGAGCGTTACATCAAAAAAGGAGAATTGGTGGACGGAATTATTCCCCAGAATTATGAAACCATTGAAAAATAA
- the nuoF gene encoding NADH-quinone oxidoreductase subunit F 2 has translation MSGYKMFILVCGGTGCHSSQSETIYNNFQYELDIRGLSKDVQVIRTGCFGFCEKGPIVKIMPDNTFYVEVKPEDTREIINEHIVKGRRVERLLYQNPENKEHIQDSKHMNFYRKQLRVALRNCGFVDPENIEDSIAHDAYQALGKCLTEYSPVDVIDIIKKSGLRGRGGGGFPTGLKWEIANKNEADQKYVVCNADEGDPGAFMDRSILEGDPHSVLEAMAICGYCIGATKGLIYIRAEYPLAIKRLKIAIEQAREYGLLGENILGTDFSFDITLRYGAGAFVCGEETALIHSMEGKRGEPSNKPPFPAQSGYLGKPTNVNNVETFANVPVIILKGADWFSSIGTEKSKGTKVFALAGKINNVGLIEVPMGITLREIIYEIGGGIKGGKRFKAVQTGGPSGGCLTEKHLDTPIDYDNLIQAGSMMGSGGMIVMDEDDCMVSVAKFYLDFIVEESCGRCAPCRIGNKRLFEILEKITQGKGTMEHLERLKNLSNVIKDTSLCGLGQTSPNPVLSTLENFWDEYIEHVVDKKCRSGHCKDLVYYVIHEEQCTGCGACKRRCPVDAISGEKRQTHYINPDICIRCGECMAKCSFDAITIELEPKKITV, from the coding sequence ATGTCAGGATATAAGATGTTTATTCTCGTTTGTGGAGGAACCGGCTGTCATTCCTCACAAAGCGAAACAATCTATAATAATTTTCAGTACGAATTGGATATCAGAGGTTTAAGTAAAGATGTTCAGGTAATTCGTACCGGTTGTTTCGGTTTTTGTGAAAAAGGACCAATTGTAAAAATTATGCCGGATAATACGTTTTACGTGGAAGTAAAACCGGAAGACACACGCGAGATTATCAACGAACACATTGTAAAAGGACGCCGTGTAGAGCGTTTGTTATACCAAAACCCTGAAAATAAAGAGCATATTCAGGATTCAAAACACATGAATTTTTATCGCAAACAACTTCGTGTCGCGTTACGTAACTGCGGATTTGTTGATCCTGAAAATATTGAAGACTCTATTGCTCATGATGCATATCAAGCGCTCGGAAAATGCTTAACAGAATATAGCCCTGTCGATGTCATTGATATTATTAAAAAATCGGGATTGCGCGGACGCGGCGGAGGCGGTTTTCCTACTGGTTTGAAATGGGAAATAGCTAACAAAAACGAAGCAGACCAAAAATATGTAGTTTGTAATGCAGACGAAGGCGATCCGGGTGCATTTATGGACAGATCCATTCTTGAGGGCGATCCGCATTCGGTACTGGAAGCAATGGCAATTTGCGGTTACTGTATTGGTGCTACAAAAGGATTGATTTACATACGTGCGGAATATCCGTTGGCAATCAAACGCCTGAAAATAGCCATTGAGCAAGCTCGTGAATATGGTTTGCTCGGTGAAAATATTCTCGGAACCGATTTTAGTTTTGATATTACGCTTCGTTACGGTGCAGGCGCCTTTGTTTGCGGCGAAGAAACTGCTTTAATTCACTCTATGGAAGGAAAACGCGGCGAACCTTCCAATAAACCTCCCTTTCCTGCGCAAAGCGGTTATCTTGGAAAACCCACCAATGTGAATAACGTAGAAACTTTCGCCAATGTTCCCGTAATTATTCTTAAGGGAGCCGATTGGTTTTCTTCCATCGGAACCGAAAAATCCAAAGGAACAAAAGTGTTTGCTTTAGCCGGAAAAATTAATAACGTCGGGTTAATTGAAGTCCCGATGGGAATTACACTTCGTGAAATTATTTACGAAATCGGAGGCGGTATTAAAGGAGGTAAAAGATTCAAAGCCGTGCAAACCGGAGGTCCTTCCGGCGGTTGTTTGACTGAAAAACACCTCGATACGCCTATCGATTACGATAACCTGATTCAGGCAGGATCGATGATGGGCTCGGGAGGTATGATTGTGATGGATGAAGACGATTGTATGGTTTCGGTAGCAAAATTCTATCTCGATTTTATTGTGGAAGAATCTTGCGGACGTTGCGCTCCTTGCCGCATCGGGAATAAACGTTTATTTGAAATTCTTGAAAAAATCACCCAGGGAAAAGGCACTATGGAGCACCTGGAACGACTGAAAAACTTGAGTAATGTAATTAAAGATACGTCTTTGTGCGGTTTGGGTCAAACTTCACCCAATCCGGTACTTTCGACCCTCGAAAATTTCTGGGACGAATACATTGAACACGTTGTGGATAAAAAATGCCGTTCGGGACACTGTAAAGATTTGGTATATTACGTAATTCACGAAGAACAATGTACGGGTTGCGGCGCTTGCAAAAGACGCTGTCCTGTGGATGCAATTTCAGGCGAAAAACGTCAGACGCATTACATTAATCCGGACATTTGCATCCGTTGTGGAGAATGTATGGCAAAATGTTCATTTGATGCCATTACCATCGAGTTAGAACCAAAGAAAATCACAGTGTAA
- a CDS encoding 23Sr RNA, with protein sequence MHNFKKLTIWKKSMDLVTEIYVLTNKYPKHEIYGLTSQTRRAAVSVPLNISEGSAKSSNKDFARFLEMAIGSINELETVLIVAYNIQYIDFEHLNEFQEKITILRKMISKFKDSLEE encoded by the coding sequence ATGCACAATTTCAAAAAGTTAACTATTTGGAAGAAATCAATGGATTTGGTAACTGAAATTTATGTCTTAACAAACAAGTATCCAAAACATGAAATTTACGGTTTAACTTCACAAACAAGAAGAGCTGCCGTATCTGTTCCGTTGAATATTTCCGAAGGTTCAGCAAAATCAAGTAATAAAGATTTTGCAAGATTCTTAGAAATGGCAATTGGCTCAATAAATGAATTAGAAACAGTTCTGATTGTTGCATATAATATCCAATACATTGATTTTGAACATTTAAATGAATTTCAAGAAAAAATAACAATTTTAAGAAAAATGATTTCTAAATTTAAAGATAGTTTGGAGGAATGA
- the hndD gene encoding NADP-reducing hydrogenase subunit HndC has product MEIIELKIDGKPLRVNKGTTILKAASQAGIDIPTLCHFQLHDMDIENKPGGCRICVVEVEGRRNLAPACITECTPGMVINTHNIRVLNARKTVLKLIVSDHPFDCLVCAKSGQCELQHLAMQFGIRDIPYHGEQSTYRKDTSPSIIRDIDKCIMCRRCEMMCNDVQTVGALSAVNRGFMSVVAPAFEMDLEESPCTYCGQCVSVCPTGALTEVDHTNEILRALSNPKKTVIIQTAPAVRAALGEAFGLPPGTLVTGKMAAALRRLGFKYVFDTDFAADLTIMEEGTELLDRLKRHLSGDKTVKLPILTSCCPGWVNFFEHNFPDMLDVPSTAKSPQQMFGAIAKTYFADKIGVERKDLVVVSVMPCLAKKYECQRDEFKVNGNPDVDFSMSTRELAQFIKQANIDFMDLPSEGFDNPLGESTGAGVIFGTTGGVIEAACRTAYELYTGKQLERVEFNELRGLEGIRSATIDFDGLPLNIGIAHGLGNARKLLNDIREGKSIYHAIEIMACPGGCIGGGGQPYHHGHSEILKKRAKAIYTEDERKTLRKSHENPQIIRLYEEFLGEPGSHTAHELLHTHYFNKSKEVKVTH; this is encoded by the coding sequence ATGGAAATAATAGAATTAAAAATAGACGGCAAACCATTAAGAGTAAATAAAGGTACAACCATTCTTAAAGCAGCTTCTCAGGCAGGCATTGACATCCCTACGCTTTGTCACTTCCAACTGCACGATATGGATATTGAAAACAAACCCGGCGGATGTCGGATTTGTGTGGTGGAAGTGGAAGGAAGACGTAATTTAGCGCCTGCTTGTATTACGGAATGTACTCCGGGAATGGTCATCAACACTCATAACATACGTGTACTGAACGCCAGAAAAACAGTATTGAAACTAATTGTTTCAGACCATCCGTTTGATTGTTTGGTTTGTGCAAAATCAGGGCAATGTGAACTTCAACACCTTGCAATGCAGTTCGGCATTCGCGATATTCCTTACCATGGCGAGCAATCCACATACAGAAAAGACACTTCACCGTCTATTATTCGCGATATTGATAAATGTATTATGTGCCGCCGCTGCGAGATGATGTGCAACGATGTGCAAACCGTAGGAGCTTTATCGGCTGTGAACCGCGGATTTATGTCGGTAGTTGCTCCGGCTTTTGAAATGGACTTGGAAGAATCGCCTTGTACCTATTGCGGACAGTGCGTATCAGTTTGTCCTACAGGTGCATTGACAGAAGTTGACCACACCAATGAAATTCTTCGTGCATTATCTAATCCGAAAAAGACCGTGATTATACAAACAGCTCCTGCAGTGCGCGCTGCGTTGGGCGAAGCTTTCGGATTGCCACCCGGAACTCTTGTTACAGGAAAAATGGCAGCAGCTTTGCGTCGTTTGGGATTTAAATATGTATTTGATACCGATTTTGCCGCCGACCTTACCATTATGGAAGAAGGAACGGAATTATTAGACAGATTAAAAAGACATCTTTCAGGAGACAAAACTGTGAAATTGCCTATTTTAACTTCATGTTGCCCGGGTTGGGTCAATTTCTTCGAACATAATTTCCCCGATATGTTGGACGTGCCTTCTACTGCAAAATCTCCTCAACAAATGTTTGGAGCTATTGCTAAAACATACTTTGCAGACAAAATAGGTGTGGAACGCAAAGATTTGGTGGTTGTATCCGTGATGCCTTGTTTGGCAAAGAAATACGAATGTCAGCGCGATGAATTCAAAGTAAACGGAAATCCCGATGTAGATTTTTCTATGTCCACACGTGAATTGGCTCAGTTTATCAAACAGGCTAACATCGATTTTATGGATTTACCTTCCGAAGGATTTGATAATCCGCTGGGAGAATCAACCGGCGCGGGCGTTATTTTCGGAACTACCGGAGGTGTAATTGAAGCCGCTTGCCGTACCGCTTACGAACTTTACACCGGAAAACAACTGGAAAGAGTGGAGTTCAACGAGTTGCGCGGTTTGGAAGGAATTCGTTCCGCTACCATCGATTTTGACGGTTTGCCGTTGAATATAGGAATCGCTCACGGATTGGGAAATGCACGCAAACTGCTCAACGATATCAGGGAAGGAAAATCAATCTATCACGCTATAGAAATTATGGCTTGTCCCGGAGGTTGTATCGGAGGCGGCGGTCAACCTTATCATCACGGACATAGTGAAATCCTGAAAAAACGCGCCAAAGCCATTTATACCGAAGACGAACGGAAAACGTTGCGTAAATCGCACGAAAATCCGCAAATTATACGCTTGTACGAAGAATTTTTGGGTGAACCCGGAAGTCATACAGCACACGAACTGCTTCACACTCACTACTTCAATAAAAGTAAAGAGGTTAAAGTTACTCATTAA
- a CDS encoding conserved hypothetical protein (Evidence 4 : Unknown function but conserved in other organisms), producing MIEKMTPTTVEKEKINVKLQLSEEKAKIVDEICARFDYDPGELINVLHEAQDTFGYLPSEVQEVIARNLRISVAHVYGVVTFYSYFSMLPKGDHPISICMGTACYVRGAEKILDEFKKELNIKVGETTADGKFSINCLRCVGACGLAPVVMVGEKVYGRVSPDGVKAILDEYTSK from the coding sequence ATGATTGAAAAGATGACACCAACCACAGTAGAAAAAGAAAAAATAAATGTAAAACTACAACTTTCGGAAGAGAAAGCTAAGATAGTAGATGAGATTTGCGCGCGTTTCGATTACGACCCGGGCGAATTAATCAACGTGTTGCACGAAGCGCAGGATACGTTCGGTTACCTTCCTTCCGAAGTGCAGGAAGTGATTGCGCGTAATTTAAGAATTTCGGTAGCGCATGTGTACGGCGTAGTTACATTCTACTCCTATTTCTCTATGCTGCCCAAAGGAGATCATCCCATTTCAATATGTATGGGAACCGCCTGTTATGTGCGCGGCGCGGAAAAAATTCTGGACGAATTCAAAAAAGAACTCAACATTAAAGTGGGCGAAACCACCGCCGACGGAAAATTCTCCATCAACTGCCTGCGTTGCGTAGGCGCCTGCGGATTGGCTCCTGTGGTAATGGTAGGCGAAAAAGTGTACGGACGCGTTTCTCCCGACGGTGTAAAAGCCATTTTGGATGAGTATACAAGCAAATAA